Proteins from a genomic interval of Phycisphaerae bacterium RAS1:
- the mntR_2 gene encoding Transcriptional regulator MntR: METWKEFDQNVVTHSAAHHLMAIDDLIQKLGYARVSDVARQLNITRGSVSISLQPLKKAGLVVQDENRHIRLSGDGQALVDAIKTKRVLMQRFFDEILGVGAEQAEIDACKLEHLLSNATAQRLLSFLRFFDSDQVAARRTLDAWRQFDPTCDHQTQRCPSCESGVCLAQNVSESH; the protein is encoded by the coding sequence GTGGAAACGTGGAAAGAGTTTGACCAGAACGTCGTCACGCACAGCGCCGCCCATCACCTGATGGCGATCGACGATCTCATCCAGAAACTCGGCTACGCCCGCGTTTCGGATGTCGCGCGGCAGCTCAACATCACGCGCGGCAGTGTGTCGATTTCGCTTCAGCCGCTCAAGAAGGCCGGGCTGGTGGTTCAGGATGAGAACCGGCACATCAGGCTTTCGGGCGACGGGCAGGCGCTGGTCGACGCGATCAAGACCAAGCGCGTTCTGATGCAGCGGTTTTTCGACGAGATCCTGGGAGTCGGTGCGGAACAGGCCGAAATCGACGCCTGCAAGCTGGAGCATCTGCTCAGCAACGCCACCGCCCAGCGGCTGCTCTCGTTCCTGCGATTTTTCGATTCGGACCAGGTCGCCGCCCGACGGACGCTGGACGCCTGGCGGCAGTTCGATCCGACCTGCGATCATCAGACCCAGCGTTGCCCAAGCTGCGAGTCGGGCGTGTGCCTGGCGCAGAACGTCTCAGAATCTCACTGA
- a CDS encoding Ferritin-like domain protein, protein MQRLTKPGPSQPDAARPAAAAAGGPGIEPDELIADLNRLYAEEVEAAVRYLHLSSAVRGMDRLLVEGKLKEGFQETIQHAEIIAQKLRALGAVPKLEINVECPPQAISGREALRFALTFEEAALEAYQDVLRRVEGDVVLEEFIRGQIAVESVHVAELKELIFE, encoded by the coding sequence ATGCAGCGCCTGACAAAACCCGGCCCGAGTCAGCCCGACGCGGCGCGGCCGGCGGCCGCCGCAGCCGGCGGGCCGGGCATCGAGCCCGACGAGCTGATCGCCGATCTGAACCGGCTGTATGCCGAAGAGGTCGAGGCCGCGGTGCGCTATCTTCATTTGTCCAGCGCCGTGCGCGGCATGGATCGGCTGCTGGTCGAGGGGAAGCTGAAAGAGGGCTTTCAGGAGACGATTCAACACGCGGAGATCATCGCCCAGAAGCTTCGCGCGCTGGGGGCGGTGCCGAAGCTGGAAATCAACGTCGAATGCCCGCCGCAGGCCATCAGCGGGCGCGAGGCGCTGCGTTTCGCGCTGACGTTTGAAGAGGCGGCGCTCGAGGCGTATCAGGACGTGCTGCGGCGGGTGGAGGGGGACGTGGTGCTGGAGGAATTCATCCGCGGGCAGATTGCCGTCGAGTCGGTGCACGTCGCGGAATTGAAGGAGCTCATTTTCGAGTAG
- a CDS encoding WecA-like glycosyltransferase → MTPAYLAYAPVALGLAAVATPIAIQVARRLDIMDHPDTLLKPHARAMPYLGGVAMGLAWAGAILAATLFSPLKLPPMLGWIVGGGLAIAALGTVDDKKHISPKLRLALSTIIVGGVMVASGAGMQIGQVVAGMVGLDLPIAVAVPLSLGVGVFIVLGACNSTNLIDGLDGLCAGVSCVVCVVYFLLGAALMPQMPGDAAKARLILAAAMTGATGGFLLWNFKPAKIFMGDGGSLLLGFNSGMLMLLFADAPDARWLLGALVIFTLPVFDTALAMFRRWNSGKPIFVGDRSHFYDQLVQRGLTVRQTVLVCYAVTAAFGAIGLIVIWTPPWPALLIFAGVALLTWTLAHAAGMTRGAGE, encoded by the coding sequence ATGACCCCAGCGTACCTCGCCTACGCGCCCGTGGCACTAGGTCTTGCCGCCGTTGCGACGCCCATCGCGATCCAGGTCGCGCGGCGGCTCGACATCATGGACCATCCCGACACGCTGCTGAAACCGCATGCGCGGGCGATGCCGTATCTCGGCGGGGTGGCGATGGGGCTGGCGTGGGCCGGGGCGATTCTGGCGGCGACCCTCTTCAGCCCGCTCAAGCTCCCGCCGATGCTGGGATGGATCGTGGGCGGCGGACTGGCGATCGCCGCGCTCGGTACGGTTGACGACAAGAAACACATTTCCCCGAAGCTGCGCCTGGCGCTGAGCACGATCATCGTCGGCGGCGTCATGGTGGCGTCGGGCGCGGGGATGCAGATCGGGCAGGTGGTGGCGGGGATGGTGGGGCTCGACCTGCCCATCGCGGTCGCGGTGCCGCTGTCGCTGGGCGTGGGCGTTTTCATTGTGCTGGGGGCGTGCAATTCCACCAATCTGATCGACGGACTCGACGGATTGTGCGCCGGGGTCAGTTGCGTTGTTTGCGTCGTCTACTTCCTGCTTGGGGCCGCGCTCATGCCGCAGATGCCCGGCGATGCCGCCAAGGCGCGGCTGATCCTGGCGGCCGCGATGACTGGGGCGACGGGCGGATTCCTGCTGTGGAACTTCAAGCCGGCCAAGATCTTCATGGGCGACGGTGGAAGCCTGCTCCTGGGATTCAACTCGGGAATGCTGATGCTGCTGTTTGCCGACGCGCCGGATGCGCGCTGGCTGCTGGGGGCGCTGGTGATCTTCACGCTGCCGGTCTTTGACACCGCGCTGGCGATGTTCCGCCGCTGGAACAGCGGCAAGCCGATTTTCGTCGGCGACCGCAGCCATTTCTACGATCAGCTTGTGCAGCGCGGCCTGACCGTGCGGCAGACGGTGCTCGTGTGCTACGCCGTAACGGCGGCGTTCGGGGCGATCGGGCTGATTGTGATCTGGACGCCGCCTTGGCCGGCGCTGCTGATCTTCGCGGGCGTGGCGCTGCTGACGTGGACGCTGGCGCACGCGGCGGGGATGACGCGCGGGGCGGGGGAGTGA
- a CDS encoding Anaphase-promoting complex, cyclosome, subunit 3 produces MLNRHTLQPVIGALLGAAASVEALGAAPPTEATCYVMCRGGMMPAVIVSGPLQEPRVSTAPFVRVLDLSGAGLPRERLVSAQRLRNIQRDLDSQNLREYRGRYPRMVSDVPHDGGFAGGGVNNGAIIGGYGGVICDGYGAPFAFEDSFIARRLAAREDARRAFNTLDMAERKAKLLTAHEKTLKTGVGLLASGEYQKALMVLSLASELNQGDPACRVHLAQARLALGHYDEAGRALRRALQLQPKLLYVPLNLSETYPQPDVFDRHVDGLRDWTAVNEASADVMLLLAYMEMQRGDYAAAHAASRRVAREHPKDELARTVSSLTRPAR; encoded by the coding sequence ATGCTTAACCGTCATACGCTGCAACCGGTCATTGGTGCGTTGCTCGGCGCCGCCGCGTCCGTCGAGGCGCTGGGCGCGGCCCCGCCGACCGAGGCTACCTGCTACGTGATGTGCCGCGGCGGGATGATGCCGGCGGTGATCGTGAGCGGTCCGCTGCAGGAGCCGCGTGTGTCGACGGCGCCTTTCGTGCGCGTGTTGGACCTTTCCGGTGCAGGCCTGCCGCGCGAGCGGCTGGTGTCGGCGCAGCGCCTGCGGAACATCCAGCGCGATCTCGACAGCCAGAACCTGCGGGAGTATCGCGGCCGGTATCCGCGCATGGTCAGCGATGTCCCGCATGACGGCGGTTTTGCGGGAGGCGGCGTGAACAACGGCGCGATCATCGGCGGCTACGGCGGCGTGATCTGCGACGGGTACGGCGCGCCCTTCGCGTTTGAAGATTCCTTCATCGCCCGCCGCCTGGCGGCGCGGGAGGACGCCCGCCGGGCGTTCAACACGCTCGACATGGCGGAACGCAAGGCGAAGCTGCTGACGGCGCACGAAAAGACGCTCAAGACCGGCGTCGGGCTGCTGGCTTCCGGGGAATATCAGAAGGCGCTGATGGTGCTTTCGCTGGCGTCGGAGCTGAACCAGGGCGACCCGGCGTGTCGAGTTCACCTGGCGCAGGCGCGGCTGGCGCTGGGTCATTACGACGAGGCCGGCCGGGCGCTTCGCCGTGCGTTGCAGCTTCAGCCGAAACTGCTGTACGTGCCGCTGAACCTGAGCGAGACGTATCCGCAGCCGGATGTGTTCGACCGGCATGTCGACGGGCTGCGTGACTGGACGGCTGTGAACGAGGCGTCAGCGGATGTGATGTTGCTGCTGGCGTACATGGAAATGCAGCGCGGCGATTATGCCGCGGCGCACGCCGCGTCGCGTCGCGTCGCGCGGGAGCATCCGAAAGATGAGCTGGCCCGCACGGTGTCGTCACTGACGCGGCCGGCGCGGTGA